In the Takifugu flavidus isolate HTHZ2018 chromosome 11, ASM371156v2, whole genome shotgun sequence genome, one interval contains:
- the b3galnt2 gene encoding UDP-GalNAc:beta-1,3-N-acetylgalactosaminyltransferase 2 isoform X6, which produces MRRLAGFLLPCAVALLLHLWSAQQPSSTPPDSSALPDEAPLYDLLVGVLSARHHHELRRAIRETWLGHLRTHPRFHHRVGVKFIVGERGCSVPEEDREDPYSCTLLNLTEPVAGQDEEVQLVKVSGPSVLTPSDVGAIALDFKVLHPVVITRLGVFPSGPWPELQSNVTVKLLQLDQEEPVVTARFSAPAPGTLVDGVWYKPVEQFILPKGFEGTLLWETLDSGGLSTVAPSSVLLSDGGGVLKISSVTEGALPHRSALGFPGLAGGVTFTIYDGDSLLALLQGRASRMQRQDAALRQEDAALQRESLTNGDMVFVDVVDTYRNVPSKLLQFYRWSVANAHFKLLLKTDDDCYIDVDSVLMKIDHKHLQRSNLWWGNFRQSWAVDRVGKWQELEYASPAYPAFACGSGYVVSRDLVQWLSSNAGKLKAYQGEDVSMGIWMAAVGPHKYQDPGWLCEKECYVDMLSSPQHSAEELHALWGRKEACGDPCGCPWGH; this is translated from the exons ATGCGGAGGCTCGCGGGCTTCCTGCTGCCCTGTGCCGTCGCCCTGCTGCTGCACTTGTGGTCGGCGCAACAACCCTCCTCCACCCCGCCGGACAGCAGCGCACTCCCGG ATGAGGCGCCTCTTTACGACCTTCTGGTGGGGGTTCTGTCAGCGAGGCACCACCACGAGCTGCGGCGAGCGATAAGGGAGACCTGGCTGGGCCACCTCCGGACTCACCCCCGCTTCCATCAcag AGTGGGGGTGAAGTTTATCGTGGGTGAAAGAGGATGTTCCGTTccagaagaggacagagaggacccGTATTCCTGCACCCTGCTGAACCTCACTGAGCCCG TGGCAGGTCAGGATGAAGAGGTCCAGCTTGTGAAGGTGTCCGGGCCCTCGGTGCTGACCCCCTCTGACGTGGGGGCCATTGCGCTGGACTTTAAGGTGCTCCACCCGGTGGTCATCACCAGGCTGGGGGTGTTCCCCAGCGGGCCGTGGCCGGAGCTGCAGAGCAACGTGACGgtgaagctcctccagctggaccagGAG gAGCCCGTGGTCACGGCTCGGTTCAGCGCCCCCGCTCCAGGGACCCTGGTGGACGGGGTCTGGTACAAACCAGTGGAGCAGTTCATTCTGCCCAAG GGTTTTGAGGGCACCTTGTTGTGGGAAACCCTGGACTCTGGTGGCCTGAGCACCGTGGCGCCGTCGTCTGTGCTGCTCAGTGACGGAGGAGGAGTCCTCAAGATCTCCTCC GTCACCGAGGGGGCGCTGCCTCATCGCAGCGCTCTGGGATTCCCTGGTTTGGCCGGAGGCGTCACCTTCACCATCTATG ATGGGGACAGCCTGCTGGCGCTCCTGCAGGGCCGGGCCTCCAGGATGCAGCGGCAGGACGCGGCGCTGAGGCAGGAGGACGCCGCCCTGCAGCGGGAGAGCCTCACCAACGGGGACATGGTGTTCGTGGACGTGGTGGACACCTACAGGAACGTGCCCTCCAAGCTGCTCCAGTTCTATAGGTG GTCTGTGGCAAACGCCCACttcaagctgctgctgaagacggACGACGACTGCTACATCGACGTGGACTCGGTCCTGATGAAGATCGATCACAAACATCTCCAGCGCAGCAACCTGTGGTGGGGGAA TTTCAGGCAGAGCTGGGCCGTGGACCGCGTTGGGAAGTGGCAGGAGCTGGAGTACGCTAGCCCCGCCTACCCGGCGTTTGCCTGCGGTTCCGGCTACGTGGTCTCCCGGGACCTGGTGCAGTGGCTCTCCAGCAATGCAGGCAAGCTGAAGGCCTACCAG GGGGAAGACGTGAGCATGGGGATCTGGATGGCTGCCGTTGGACCGCACAAGTACCAG GACCCCGGCTGGCTCTGTGAGAAGGAGTGCTACGTGGACATGCTGTCGTCCCCCCAGCACAGCGCTGAGGAGCTGCACGCCCTCTGGGGGCGGAAGGAGGCCTGTGGAGATCCCTGCGGGTGTCCCTGGGGCCACTGA